Proteins encoded by one window of Mytilus edulis unplaced genomic scaffold, xbMytEdul2.2 SCAFFOLD_1555, whole genome shotgun sequence:
- the LOC139505439 gene encoding histone H3 — MARTKQTARKSTGGKAPRKQLATKAARKSAPATGGVKKPHRYRPGTVALREIRRYQKSTELLIRKLPFQRLVREIAQDFKTDLRFQSSAVMALQEASEAYLVGLFEDTNLCAIHAKRVTIMPKDIQLARRIRGERA; from the coding sequence ATGGCACGAACAAAGCAAACTGCACGTAAATCCACCGGAggtaaagctccaagaaaacaacttgccaccaaggccgcccgtaagagcgcacctgcaaccggtggagtcaagaaaccacatagatacaggccaggaacagtcgctctccgagaaatcaggagataccagaagagcacagagctcctcatcaggaaactccccttccagagattagtccgtgaaatcgcccaggacttcaaaactgatctccgattccagagttcagccgtcatggccctacaggaagccagcgaagcctacttggtcggtctcttcgaggataccaacttgtgcgcaatccacgccaagagagtaaccatcatgccaaaggatatccaattggcacgaagaatccgtggagaacgtgcttaa
- the LOC139505438 gene encoding histone H2B produces the protein MPPKVGTKGAKKAVTKAKTARPGGDKKRRRKRRESYAIYIYKVLRQVHPDTGVSSKAMSIMNSFVNDIFERIAAEASRLAHYNKRSTITSREIQTAVRLLLPGELAKHAVSEGTKAVTKYTSSK, from the coding sequence atgccacccaaagtaggaactaaaggagccaagaaggccgtcaccaaggcaaagactgccagacccggcggtgacaagaaaaggaggaggaagagacgtgaatcctatgctatctacatctacaaagtcttgagacaagtTCACCCCGACACCGGAGTGTCCTCAAAGGCAATGTCCATCATGAACAGCTTCGTCAACGATATCTTCGAGAGAATCGCAGCAGAGGCCTCCCGATTGGCACACTACAACaaaagatctaccatcacatcccgggagatccagaccgctgtccgtcttctcttacccggagaattggccaagcacgctgtcagtgaaggtaccaaagccgtcactaaatacaccagcagcaagtaa